The following proteins are co-located in the Gordonia polyisoprenivorans genome:
- a CDS encoding mycothione reductase — protein MPDIATTAHVDLAIIGSGSGNSLPDERFADRSIAIFEEGVYGGTCLNVGCIPTKMFVYSSEVAEIAAHGGKYGVDSRVAGVDWPAIVSRVFGRIDPISEGGKRYRVEDCDNITVYDAHVEFDGRDDAGRYRLVTDDAVVLADEVVIAAGSRATIPDVIASSGVRYHTNNDVMRLEELPRRMIILGSGYIAAEFAHVFGALGTDVTIVARGPRLLRKLDDSISERFTEIARDRWDVHLDTTVTGAENLPGGGVRVHTADGPSLEADVLLVAVGREPNGDRLGLATIGLELSDDGRVVVDEHGRTDAAKVWALGDVSSPYQLKHVANHEERVVQANLLKGWQASDLVSFDHRYVPAAVFTHPQIAAVGLTEAQAREAGWDVTVKVQAYGDVAYGWAMEDTTGFCKLIAERGTGKLLGAHIIGPQAPTVIQPVIQAMSFGLGAAEMARGQYWIHPAMPEVLENALLGLDLDW, from the coding sequence GTGCCCGACATCGCCACCACCGCACATGTCGATCTCGCGATCATCGGGTCGGGCAGCGGGAATTCGTTGCCCGACGAGCGATTCGCCGACCGCAGCATCGCCATCTTCGAGGAGGGTGTCTACGGCGGCACCTGTCTGAATGTCGGGTGCATCCCGACCAAGATGTTCGTCTACTCCTCCGAGGTCGCCGAGATCGCCGCGCACGGCGGCAAGTACGGCGTCGACTCGCGCGTCGCCGGGGTCGACTGGCCTGCGATCGTGTCGCGGGTGTTCGGGCGGATCGATCCGATCTCGGAGGGCGGCAAGCGCTATCGCGTGGAGGACTGCGACAACATCACGGTGTACGACGCGCATGTCGAGTTCGACGGCCGCGACGACGCCGGCCGATACCGTCTGGTCACCGACGACGCGGTGGTGCTCGCCGACGAGGTGGTCATCGCCGCCGGGTCGCGGGCGACGATTCCCGACGTGATCGCCTCCTCCGGGGTTCGCTACCACACCAACAACGACGTCATGCGCCTCGAGGAGTTGCCCCGACGCATGATCATCCTGGGCAGCGGCTACATCGCCGCGGAGTTCGCCCACGTCTTCGGGGCGTTGGGCACCGACGTGACGATCGTCGCGCGTGGACCACGGCTACTGCGCAAACTCGACGATTCCATCTCCGAGCGATTCACCGAAATCGCCCGGGACCGTTGGGATGTACACCTCGACACCACCGTCACCGGCGCGGAGAACCTACCCGGCGGCGGCGTGCGGGTGCATACCGCAGACGGCCCGTCGCTGGAGGCCGACGTGTTGCTGGTCGCCGTGGGCCGCGAGCCCAACGGGGATCGGCTGGGACTCGCGACGATCGGACTCGAGTTGTCCGACGACGGCCGGGTCGTCGTCGACGAGCACGGGCGCACCGACGCGGCGAAGGTCTGGGCGTTGGGCGATGTGAGCTCGCCCTATCAGCTCAAGCACGTCGCCAACCACGAAGAGCGCGTCGTGCAGGCCAATCTCCTGAAGGGTTGGCAGGCAAGCGATCTGGTGTCCTTCGATCACCGTTACGTGCCCGCCGCGGTGTTCACCCACCCGCAGATCGCCGCGGTCGGACTCACCGAGGCACAGGCCCGCGAAGCCGGCTGGGACGTGACCGTCAAGGTCCAGGCCTACGGCGACGTCGCGTATGGCTGGGCGATGGAGGACACCACCGGGTTCTGCAAACTGATCGCCGAACGGGGTACCGGAAAACTGTTGGGCGCCCACATCATCGGCCCGCAGGCACCCACGGTGATCCAGCCGGTGATCCAGGCGATGTCCTTTGGGTTGGGTGCAGCCGAGATGGCGCGCGGTCAGTACTGGATTCACCCGGCGATGCCCGAGGTCCTGGAGAACGCACTACTCGGCCTCGATCTGGACTGGTGA
- a CDS encoding alpha/beta hydrolase, with amino-acid sequence MTSSRARTDSADQLTSPKSSTQKSTSPKSINPKSINTDGPEWQPDRFLDRYEVATIALGPDPDDEDPITATLVRRPAADRHAEHGAVLYIHGFTDYFFHQPLADHFADLGYAFYAIDLRKCGRSLESHHTPHYATDLRVYDEELDAAVDLIVGELGDDTPIIIGAHSTGGLIAALWLDRLRRTGSVRHRRIAGLMLNSPWLDLQGEALLRTHPVSMLIKAVAAVRPKTVIPQELSAAYGESLHDSANGEWSYDLERKPMGGFPVTFGFLNAVRTGQRRLHHGIDVGVPVLVLRSDKTHFSRTYSTAVDAADAVLDVSQIAAWSGSLGNRVTTVPITDARHDVFLSVAHAREQAYREVDAWLARTVNVPTTTTKGR; translated from the coding sequence GTGACGTCTTCCCGCGCCCGTACCGACAGCGCCGATCAGCTCACTTCACCGAAGTCCTCCACCCAGAAGTCCACCAGCCCGAAATCCATCAACCCGAAATCCATCAACACCGACGGCCCCGAGTGGCAGCCCGACCGGTTCCTCGATCGGTACGAGGTGGCGACCATCGCACTCGGGCCCGATCCCGACGACGAGGATCCGATCACCGCGACGCTCGTGCGACGCCCGGCGGCCGATCGCCACGCCGAGCACGGTGCGGTGCTCTACATCCACGGGTTCACCGACTACTTCTTCCATCAGCCGCTCGCCGATCACTTCGCCGATCTCGGCTATGCGTTCTATGCGATCGATCTGCGCAAGTGCGGCCGGTCGCTCGAGTCGCACCACACGCCCCATTACGCCACCGATCTGCGGGTCTACGACGAGGAACTCGATGCGGCCGTCGACCTCATCGTCGGCGAGCTCGGCGACGACACACCGATCATCATCGGCGCGCATTCCACCGGCGGTCTGATCGCCGCGTTGTGGCTGGATCGATTGCGGCGCACCGGCTCCGTGCGCCACCGGCGCATCGCCGGGCTGATGTTGAACAGCCCGTGGCTCGATCTGCAGGGCGAGGCACTGCTGCGCACCCATCCGGTGAGCATGCTGATCAAGGCCGTCGCCGCCGTCCGGCCGAAAACCGTCATCCCCCAAGAACTCTCGGCCGCGTACGGCGAGAGCCTGCACGACAGTGCCAACGGCGAGTGGAGTTACGACCTCGAGCGCAAGCCGATGGGCGGCTTCCCGGTCACCTTCGGCTTCCTCAATGCGGTACGCACCGGGCAGCGCCGGCTGCACCACGGCATCGACGTGGGCGTGCCGGTGCTCGTCCTGCGTTCGGACAAGACACATTTCAGCCGCACCTACTCGACGGCGGTCGATGCCGCCGACGCCGTCCTCGACGTCTCCCAGATCGCCGCGTGGAGCGGATCACTGGGCAATCGGGTGACCACCGTGCCGATCACCGACGCCCGCCATGACGTCTTCCTGTCGGTCGCGCATGCGCGCGAGCAGGCTTACCGGGAGGTCGATGCCTGGCTTGCGAGGACTGTCAACGTTCCCACCACCACCACGAAAGGACGGTGA
- the mqo gene encoding malate dehydrogenase (quinone), with protein sequence MSQTVIKTDVALVGAGIMSATLGALLRQLEPSWSISLFERLDAAAAESSDPWNNAGTGHSALCELNYTPKTADGDVNIDKALNINEQFQISRQFWSHAVDNGILTSPDEFINPIPHVSFTHGQAGVGYLRKRHERLSSQVLFEGMEFIDDPSEFTKRLPLMSIGRDFSDPVALNWFTDGTDVDFGALTQQLLNFVSQGGDIHFGHAVTNLDKQSDGSWIVKLKNRRTGEKWSVHAKFVFVGAGGGALHLLQKSGIAEAKGFGGFPVSGEFFRCTNPDLIDQHQAKVYGQAAVGAPPMSVPHLDTRVINHKKGLLFGPYAGWSPKFLKSGKITDLPASVKPGNLIPMMSIAPKEFGLLKYLISELAASPADRVKTLQEFVPRALGSDWELITAGQRVQVIRKTGAGGSLEFGTAVVAAGDGTIAGLLGASPGASTAVPAMLNVLEQCFPTEYRSWTPKLTEMIPSFGQKLSDNPDLFRQVWDWTSASLQLTGNAPLITGDDPVATTAR encoded by the coding sequence GTGTCTCAAACGGTGATCAAGACGGATGTGGCGTTGGTGGGCGCGGGCATCATGAGTGCGACGCTCGGTGCACTGTTGCGCCAGCTCGAACCCAGTTGGTCGATCAGTCTGTTCGAGCGGCTCGACGCCGCCGCTGCGGAGAGCAGCGACCCGTGGAACAACGCGGGTACCGGTCACTCGGCGCTGTGCGAGTTGAACTACACCCCCAAGACCGCCGACGGCGATGTCAACATCGACAAGGCGCTCAACATCAACGAGCAGTTCCAGATTTCCCGCCAGTTCTGGTCGCACGCCGTCGACAACGGCATCCTCACCTCGCCCGACGAGTTCATCAACCCCATCCCGCATGTGAGCTTCACCCACGGCCAGGCCGGTGTGGGCTACCTGCGCAAGCGCCACGAGCGGCTCTCGAGCCAGGTGCTGTTCGAGGGCATGGAATTCATCGACGATCCCAGCGAGTTCACCAAGCGGCTGCCGCTGATGTCGATCGGGCGCGACTTCTCCGATCCGGTCGCACTCAACTGGTTCACCGACGGCACCGACGTCGACTTCGGCGCGCTGACCCAGCAGCTGCTGAACTTCGTGAGTCAGGGCGGCGACATCCACTTCGGCCACGCCGTGACCAACCTCGACAAGCAGTCCGATGGCAGCTGGATCGTCAAGCTCAAGAACCGACGCACCGGCGAGAAGTGGTCGGTGCATGCGAAGTTCGTGTTCGTCGGCGCCGGCGGCGGGGCACTGCACCTGCTGCAGAAGTCGGGTATCGCCGAGGCCAAGGGATTCGGCGGGTTCCCGGTGTCGGGTGAGTTCTTCCGCTGCACCAACCCCGATCTCATCGACCAGCACCAGGCCAAGGTGTACGGCCAGGCGGCCGTCGGTGCGCCCCCGATGTCGGTGCCCCACCTCGACACCCGCGTCATCAACCACAAGAAGGGGTTGTTGTTCGGCCCGTATGCGGGGTGGTCGCCGAAGTTCCTCAAGAGCGGCAAGATCACCGATCTGCCCGCATCGGTCAAACCGGGCAACCTGATCCCGATGATGTCCATCGCGCCCAAGGAGTTCGGGCTGCTCAAATACCTGATCAGCGAACTGGCCGCGAGCCCGGCCGATCGGGTCAAGACGCTGCAGGAGTTCGTCCCGCGCGCACTCGGATCGGACTGGGAGCTGATCACCGCCGGGCAGCGCGTCCAGGTGATCCGCAAGACGGGTGCGGGCGGCTCGCTGGAATTCGGCACTGCCGTCGTCGCCGCCGGTGACGGCACGATCGCGGGTCTGCTCGGTGCGTCGCCCGGCGCGTCGACCGCGGTGCCCGCGATGCTCAACGTCCTCGAGCAGTGCTTCCCGACCGAGTACCGGTCGTGGACACCGAAGCTCACCGAGATGATCCCGTCGTTCGGCCAGAAGCTCTCCGACAACCCTGACCTGTTCCGGCAGGTGTGGGACTGGACCAGCGCGAGTCTGCAGCTGACCGGCAACGCACCGCTGATCACCGGCGACGACCCGGTGGCCACGACTGCGCGATGA
- a CDS encoding GNAT family N-acetyltransferase gives MTSSSPRTYRLQSRPAADLDAATLYRILRLRVDVFVVEQACPYPELDGRDLEPSTRHFWCIPDDGAGADTVAASLRLMQDGLDADGRPEFRIGRVCTERSHRGEGLAARLLSAALEEVGDHVCRIEAQTYLAQMYAAFGFRADSDEYLEDGIPHVSMIRAAGSSR, from the coding sequence ATGACGTCATCGAGCCCGCGTACCTACCGCCTGCAGTCCCGCCCGGCCGCCGACCTCGACGCCGCCACGCTCTACCGCATCCTGAGATTGCGGGTCGACGTGTTCGTCGTCGAGCAGGCGTGTCCGTATCCGGAGCTCGACGGCCGTGATCTCGAGCCGTCGACGCGACATTTCTGGTGCATACCCGATGACGGTGCCGGCGCGGACACCGTGGCCGCGTCGCTGCGACTGATGCAGGACGGGCTCGACGCCGACGGCCGACCCGAATTCCGGATCGGCCGGGTGTGCACCGAGCGGTCGCATCGGGGCGAGGGTCTGGCCGCCCGCCTGTTGTCGGCGGCTCTCGAGGAGGTCGGCGATCACGTGTGCCGCATCGAGGCCCAGACCTATCTGGCGCAGATGTACGCGGCGTTCGGCTTCCGCGCCGACAGTGACGAGTACCTCGAGGACGGCATCCCGCACGTGTCGATGATCCGGGCCGCCGGGAGCAGCCGGTGA
- a CDS encoding VWA domain-containing protein: MSPETGLVTADPSSPPVTRYPFTAVVGQDRLKLALILSAVSPGIGGVLIRGEKGTAKSTIVRGLGPLIGEGQTDQQGRVVELPIGATEDRVIGSLDLTRVLRDGRAEFTPGLLARADGGVLYIDEVNLLADHLVDVLLDAAASGRVTIERDGVSHTQSADFVLVGTMNPEEGELRPQLLDRFGLAVDVSAGRDVDERVEIVRRRMAFDADPDAFAAAYSAAEDELAQQIAHARRLVDDVELPTAQLRRIAGICAHLQVDGLRGDIVVARTATAHAALRGASEVDADDVRVAVELALPHRRRRNPFDESGLDDQELADALAAGDDAAGPDDTPEPPDGGGPDGDAPTTDGPDGDGPVGAGPDGGGPDGAAADPAESPMPTDDSAPSDPAADGSASGEPESDASGRPTLGPRPGGVFGAPTDSTTTPRMRRLTVAGIGDGEPGRRSAARSRRGYTVAATEFGAETPVHLFGTVLSAAGRGAEDGRVRVRREDLRGAHRIGQESNLVVFVVDLSGSMTARRRLGVVSELCVDLLRDSYTRRDRVAVIVARGARAELVVPPTKSVDIAVRRLSSVRTGGRTPLAEGLLAAEELIARGRRIEPQRRPLLVVLTDGRATAGPDAAVRARAAAASIARQGIDGVVVDCEQGMVRLGLAADLAAHLRADLIPMDDLGLAALGRSGRPSAASAARIGSPAA; the protein is encoded by the coding sequence GTGAGCCCGGAGACCGGCCTCGTCACCGCAGACCCGTCGTCACCTCCGGTGACCCGCTACCCCTTCACCGCGGTGGTGGGGCAGGACCGGCTCAAACTGGCCCTGATCCTCAGCGCCGTCTCGCCGGGCATCGGGGGTGTGCTGATCCGCGGGGAGAAGGGCACCGCGAAATCCACCATCGTGCGCGGACTCGGCCCCCTCATCGGCGAGGGGCAGACCGATCAGCAGGGTCGGGTCGTCGAGCTGCCGATCGGGGCCACCGAGGACAGGGTGATCGGGTCGCTGGATCTGACGCGGGTGCTCCGCGACGGCCGGGCCGAGTTCACGCCGGGGCTGCTCGCGCGCGCCGACGGCGGAGTGCTCTACATCGACGAGGTCAACCTGCTTGCCGATCATCTCGTCGACGTGTTGCTCGACGCGGCCGCGAGTGGTCGGGTCACGATCGAGCGTGACGGCGTCTCGCACACCCAGTCCGCCGACTTCGTCCTCGTCGGCACGATGAATCCCGAGGAGGGCGAACTCCGTCCGCAGTTGCTGGACCGCTTCGGACTGGCGGTCGACGTGAGCGCCGGCCGCGATGTGGACGAGCGAGTCGAGATCGTTCGTCGGCGGATGGCGTTCGACGCCGACCCCGATGCGTTCGCGGCCGCCTATTCCGCCGCAGAAGACGAACTGGCACAACAGATCGCACACGCCCGCCGACTCGTCGACGACGTGGAGTTGCCGACCGCGCAGCTACGACGGATCGCCGGTATCTGCGCGCACCTACAGGTCGACGGACTGCGCGGCGACATCGTGGTCGCGCGCACGGCAACGGCCCACGCCGCGTTGCGCGGCGCCTCGGAGGTCGACGCCGACGATGTTCGTGTGGCGGTGGAACTCGCACTGCCGCACCGGCGTCGGCGTAACCCGTTCGACGAGTCGGGTCTGGATGATCAGGAACTCGCCGACGCACTCGCGGCCGGTGACGATGCCGCGGGCCCGGACGACACCCCGGAACCGCCGGATGGCGGCGGGCCGGACGGGGATGCGCCGACGACCGACGGACCGGACGGGGACGGTCCGGTTGGGGCTGGACCGGATGGGGGCGGACCGGACGGTGCGGCAGCCGACCCCGCCGAATCACCCATGCCGACCGACGATTCGGCTCCCAGCGATCCGGCTGCCGATGGCTCGGCGTCCGGCGAGCCCGAATCCGACGCCTCGGGTCGGCCCACCCTGGGCCCGCGGCCGGGCGGTGTCTTCGGTGCGCCGACCGACTCGACGACCACGCCGCGCATGCGCAGGCTCACCGTCGCCGGGATCGGCGACGGTGAGCCGGGCCGTCGTTCGGCGGCGCGCAGCCGACGCGGATACACCGTCGCCGCAACGGAATTCGGTGCCGAAACACCGGTCCACCTGTTCGGCACGGTACTCAGCGCCGCCGGCCGGGGGGCCGAGGACGGACGCGTTCGGGTGCGCCGAGAGGACCTGCGCGGCGCCCATCGGATCGGGCAGGAGAGCAACCTCGTCGTCTTCGTCGTCGACCTGAGTGGATCGATGACCGCTCGCCGCAGGCTCGGCGTGGTCAGCGAGTTGTGTGTGGATCTGCTGCGCGACTCCTACACCCGACGGGATCGGGTGGCGGTGATTGTCGCGCGCGGTGCCCGCGCCGAACTGGTCGTCCCGCCGACCAAGTCGGTCGACATCGCCGTACGTCGGCTGTCGTCGGTCCGGACCGGTGGGCGGACCCCGCTGGCCGAGGGTCTGCTGGCCGCCGAGGAGCTGATCGCCCGTGGCCGCCGCATCGAACCCCAGCGACGTCCGCTGCTCGTGGTCCTGACCGATGGGCGCGCCACCGCCGGGCCGGATGCCGCGGTACGCGCGCGTGCCGCAGCCGCGTCGATCGCACGGCAGGGGATCGACGGCGTCGTCGTCGACTGCGAGCAGGGAATGGTGCGGCTGGGCCTGGCCGCCGATCTCGCCGCCCACCTGCGCGCCGACCTGATCCCGATGGACGACCTGGGGTTGGCGGCCCTGGGACGATCGGGCCGCCCGAGCGCCGCATCGGCGGCGCGGATCGGCAGTCCTGCAGCCTGA
- the cobO gene encoding cob(I)yrinic acid a,c-diamide adenosyltransferase, translating into MPQGVPTAIPDDGLTTRQRRNMPVLAVHTGDGKGKSTAAFGMAMRAWNAGMKVAVFQFVKSAKWRVGEESALTALGELHESTGQGGPVEWHKMGQGWSWLRANTDAADDHAAAARAGWAEIARRLAAAEHDFYVLDEFTYPLHWGWIDTDDVVTALRERPGRQHVVITGRRAPQALIDSADLVTEMHKITHPMDAGRKGQKGIEW; encoded by the coding sequence GTGCCGCAAGGCGTCCCCACCGCGATACCCGATGACGGGCTCACCACCCGACAACGACGGAACATGCCGGTCCTGGCCGTGCACACCGGCGACGGCAAGGGCAAGTCGACGGCGGCATTCGGGATGGCGATGCGCGCATGGAACGCCGGCATGAAGGTGGCGGTGTTCCAGTTCGTCAAGAGCGCGAAATGGCGGGTCGGTGAGGAGTCGGCGCTGACCGCGCTCGGCGAGCTCCACGAATCCACCGGGCAGGGCGGGCCCGTCGAGTGGCACAAGATGGGACAGGGGTGGTCGTGGCTGCGCGCCAACACCGATGCCGCCGACGATCACGCCGCGGCCGCCCGCGCGGGGTGGGCGGAGATCGCGCGCCGGCTCGCCGCCGCCGAACACGATTTCTACGTCCTCGACGAGTTCACCTACCCGTTGCATTGGGGATGGATCGACACCGACGACGTCGTGACCGCGCTGCGGGAGCGACCCGGACGCCAGCACGTGGTGATCACCGGTCGCCGCGCCCCGCAGGCACTCATCGACTCCGCCGACCTCGTCACCGAGATGCACAAGATCACTCACCCCATGGATGCCGGACGCAAGGGGCAGAAGGGCATCGAGTGGTGA
- a CDS encoding cobyrinate a,c-diamide synthase, whose protein sequence is MVTGPASIPAVVIAAPASGSGKTTVTTGLIGALRAAGHRVAPFKVGPDYIDPGYHALAAGRTGRNLDPNLVGADLVAPLFSWGTRGADIAVVEGVMGLFDGRITGIGAHGCHEGDRGDDVAGDPDGGDPNGIGSTAHVAALIGAPIILVVDAAGHSQSLAALLHGFLGFSPTARIAGVILNRVGSPRHEAVLRQACRRVGLPVFGVLHRDPSLTVPSRHLGLIPAAERSADAVAAVAAMTATVSAGLDVPAIVAAARTRTAPSPPAWSPEDTLAEVAGPTDPPAAKPIIAVAAGAAFTFGYAEHTEMLRAAGAETVDVDPLTDRLPEGTSGLVLGGGFPEEHAAELSSNTGLRDDIDTLARSGGPIHAECAGLLYLCRELDGYPMAGVIDGVGRFGPRLTLGYRDAVAVADSVLYPAGSRVTGHEFHRSTVELVAAQPAWAWRDGAGRPAADGIGAGSVHASYLHVHPVAVPRAILRFVRAADRRAAQRVSPSVPPATRPHAPHIATRRREESSHAGP, encoded by the coding sequence GTGGTGACCGGCCCAGCCTCGATCCCCGCCGTGGTGATCGCCGCGCCCGCCTCGGGTAGCGGCAAGACCACGGTGACCACCGGCCTGATCGGGGCACTGCGGGCGGCCGGGCACCGCGTTGCTCCGTTCAAGGTCGGCCCCGACTACATCGACCCCGGCTACCATGCCCTGGCCGCCGGCCGGACCGGACGCAACCTCGACCCGAACCTCGTCGGCGCCGACCTCGTCGCGCCACTGTTCTCCTGGGGCACCCGAGGCGCCGACATCGCCGTCGTGGAGGGCGTGATGGGCCTGTTCGACGGTCGGATCACCGGCATCGGTGCCCACGGTTGCCACGAAGGCGACCGTGGCGATGACGTGGCGGGTGATCCCGACGGCGGCGACCCGAACGGGATCGGCTCCACCGCGCACGTCGCCGCCCTGATCGGCGCGCCGATCATCCTGGTCGTCGACGCCGCCGGGCACAGCCAGTCGCTGGCCGCGCTGCTGCACGGCTTCCTCGGCTTTTCTCCGACGGCCCGGATCGCCGGTGTCATCCTCAACCGGGTCGGCTCACCCCGTCACGAGGCGGTGCTGCGACAGGCGTGTCGTCGCGTCGGGCTCCCGGTCTTCGGTGTGCTGCACCGTGATCCGAGCCTCACGGTGCCCTCGCGTCACCTCGGGCTCATCCCGGCCGCCGAACGCAGTGCCGACGCGGTGGCCGCGGTGGCTGCGATGACCGCGACCGTGTCGGCGGGTCTGGACGTCCCCGCGATCGTCGCCGCCGCGCGTACCCGCACCGCACCGTCGCCGCCGGCGTGGTCGCCCGAGGACACGCTGGCCGAGGTGGCCGGCCCCACCGATCCGCCCGCGGCCAAGCCGATCATCGCGGTCGCCGCCGGCGCGGCGTTCACCTTCGGGTATGCCGAACACACGGAGATGCTGCGGGCCGCGGGCGCCGAGACCGTCGACGTCGACCCACTGACCGATCGGCTACCCGAGGGGACCTCCGGCCTCGTCCTCGGAGGTGGGTTCCCCGAGGAACACGCCGCGGAGCTGTCGTCGAACACAGGTCTGCGCGACGACATCGATACGCTCGCCCGGTCCGGTGGGCCGATTCACGCCGAATGCGCCGGACTTCTGTATCTGTGTCGCGAACTCGACGGGTATCCGATGGCCGGGGTGATCGACGGAGTCGGTCGGTTCGGTCCGCGCCTGACCCTCGGCTACCGCGACGCGGTCGCCGTCGCCGACTCGGTGCTGTACCCGGCGGGCAGCCGGGTCACCGGCCACGAATTCCATCGGTCGACCGTCGAACTCGTTGCGGCGCAACCTGCCTGGGCGTGGCGTGACGGGGCGGGCCGACCGGCCGCCGACGGCATCGGGGCGGGCTCGGTCCACGCGTCGTACCTGCACGTGCATCCGGTGGCCGTGCCGCGAGCGATCCTCCGGTTCGTTCGGGCCGCCGATCGGCGCGCAGCACAACGGGTCTCGCCGAGTGTGCCTCCGGCGACCCGGCCCCACGCGCCGCACATCGCCACCCGGCGACGAGAGGAGAGCAGCCATGCCGGCCCATGA